The Plasmodium relictum strain SGS1 genome assembly, chromosome: 9 genome window below encodes:
- the CDPK6 gene encoding calcium-dependent protein kinase 6, putative: MVLEILKNNFERKGENYYNKKIHNNSSKYKKKKKKFFLLEEDSEKDSRNVESGINEESYNIYELYENMSNKNKKNLDYSFPKLNKNGSITKCKIGELYKNSKENLHYGTNENDIFTDDIYENDNFDDDNFVEDENIEYKTYNSYANPESKLFNNYSSINIKKMIERDKRCNKPENILYNKYSYSSNYDKKNISKCDSNIIRILKNKKKSIEYKKKNDNHQKKNISYNYNGNVRYNQDNYKNYNDNDEENSNYEYDGDGDGNYYNYESEDKDTDDEGADNVDVDADDDDDDDDDDDDDDDDDDDDDDDDDDDDDDDDGDGDGDDDDDNGNDDVDDDDGNDDDADEDADDEYEDEDDNENGDNGEEKRINELKFVKKIKEKDENDEYEEDAFEEDDNSIEEEEYLGDEEEEGYKKEKDKNRDNYDIEEEKEEYDDIIRKKGDEEKGKKKKKVNEFLEGYNNKNNNENKKKYNNIKNINENRHKLINESKEEYQSSKKRDGYFEKQFIPDKREENESIVPYDILNDEINNKNYEFKVMNYKKECQEDNYKKKKIKKNQELLKLYIDENNSEIDLTENILSNSKNIGIENKTKNDVFSSDNFKFNYNKKIYQSMNKSDKMIKDNNSDNTINKKLNCKQKEIINNIDYEGNSLYKNTHEDSGDILNRKNDDLKELRFNGETIQEIYSEDKKKNNIKNFLDKMKNKKNSDDVSKKEDKKNELLQRKDKKDKLKMKFTDILYAGALGQFFHRSKNNFANSLSPQIKGENTFEPSNNLNNLDKFNLDDYKISNIKDKYEENLSHKSKDKEKIYYNKRGLETELYNNFNEKTNDDKNICCNSIKEKLDIIKDDKKYNELTNKKEKTNFLRFSNALNDKNNPKKSDKYDKNKNLYIDDPCSSKHSYINDINEKKNDVFKNSNSVRNIIINRNYYKNKYDKNLGAKNEKMNEIENKRTLYAQSSYKNGSGSDNKTKSLQNIKKREEKKKQKFRSKEKKIEDKKQKELEIKIDETLSRKMIENNELKNHDEIDEEYIVTPFYIKSKIDKVLKNSEIFERSARATFQQFDIKNKNFLHFSEIESLIQKLCYNLELPPVDKNILSIVYKDYDSSKNNSMNYTDFRQMYWDLLKQIKKKYYPTKNFKIKRNCIISRKKLGGYDYSSIYNYLSFKKILGCGAFGEVHLVEDNICKLYKVVKILKKKSMKNVKINEEINVLIYLDHPNIIKIFDVYENVDCTYIVMELCEGGELMNKIKNSEKFNEKYIKNIMFQILCAIAYMHSHNIAHKDLKPENILFKAKDDDTLKIIDFGLAELINKSEGVSKTAAGTVLYMAPEVFKKNFTIKCDIWSAGVIMFFLFTKNLPFCGNTYEEVKQSIFKDEPDYKSLKPQLSQSALHILKLMLEKDYNKRPMAAVLLHHPWFQGYLDPIEISPSTLNNIKSYMKHSNIRNIIINIMAHELSIINKHIKYINEIFCKIDTNHNGSLSHREIYTVLSSAGIKKWDINRIVQALDINDRGNITYTEFIAGCYRWKNIEPTFLKAAFNKIDKDEDGYISKSDIVTLVRDKDIDSNDIDNFLSSVYSIKKDIPKDKKINKVSFEDFKEYMLSTF; encoded by the exons ATGGTGTTggaaattttgaaaaataattttgaaagAAAAGGGGAAAAttattacaataaaaaaattcataataatTCCAGTAagtacaaaaagaaaaaaaaaaaattttttttgttagaAGAAGACAGTGAAAAGGATAGTAGGAATGTAGAAAGTGGAATTAATGAAGAATCATATAAcatatatgaattatatgaaaatatgtcaaataaaaacaaaaaaaatttggatTATTCTTTTCCGAAGCTTAACAAAAATGGATCTATAACTAAATGCAAAATTGGAgagttatataaaaattcaaaagaaAATCTTCATTATGGTACAAACGAAAATGATATTTTCACTGATGATATATACGAAAACGATAATTTTGATGATGATAATTTTGTTGAGGATGAAAATATAGAATATAAAACGTACAATTCTTATGCAAATCCAGaatctaaattatttaataattattcaagtataaacataaaaaaaatgattgaGCGCGATAAGAGATGTAATAAACCCGAAAATATAttgtataataaatatagttACAGTAgtaattatgataaaaaaaatataagtaagTGTGATTCAAACATAATAAgaattttaaagaataagAAGAAAAGtattgaatataaaaaaaaaaatgataatcatcaaaaaaaaaatatttcgtACAACTATAATGGGAATGTTAGATATAATCaagataattataaaaattataatgataatgatgaagaaaatagTAATTATGAATACGATGGTGATGGCGATggaaattattataattatgaaaGTGAGGATAAAGATACTGATGATGAAGGTGCTGATAATGTTGATGTTGATGCTGATGATGATGAcgatgatgatgatgatgatgatgatgatgatgatgatgatgatgatgatgatgatgatgatgatgatgatgatgatgatgatgatgGTGATGGTGATGgtgatgatgatgatgataATGGTAATGATGATGTTGATGATGATGATGGTAATGATGATGATGCTGATGAAGATGCTGATGATGAATATGAAGACGAAGATGACAATGAAAATGGAGATAATGgagaagaaaaaagaataaatgaattaaaatttgttaaaaaaattaaagagaaAGATGAAAACGATGAATATGAAGAAGATGCATTTGAGGAAGACGATAATAGCATTGAAGAAGAGGAATATTTAGGAGATGAGGAAGAAGAaggatataaaaaagaaaaggataaAAATAGAGATAATTATGATATTGAAGAggaaaaagaagaatatgATGATATAATAAGAAAGAAAGGAGAcgaagaaaaaggaaaaaagaagaaaaaagtaaatgaATTCTTAGAAggttataataataaaaataataatgaaaataaaaaaaaatacaataatataaaaaatattaacgAAAATAGacataaattaataaatgaatCTAAGGAAGAATATCAAAGttcaaaaaaaagagatGGATATTTTGAAAAACAATTTATACCTGATAAAagagaagaaaatgaatCAATAGTTCCATATGACATTTTAAATGacgaaataaataataaaaattatgaatttaaAGTTATGAACTATAAAAAAGAGTGTCAAGAAGAcaattataagaaaaaaaaaataaaaaaaaatcaagagttattaaaattatatattgatgaaaataatagcGAAATCGATTTAAccgaaaatattttatcaaaCTCAAAAAACATTGGCATAGagaataaaacaaaaaatgatGTTTTTAGCTctgataattttaaatttaattataataaaaagatatatcAATCTATGAATAAAAGTGATAAAATGATTAAGGATAATAACAGTGATAAtactattaataaaaagttaaattgtaaacaaaaagaaataataaataatattgacTATGAGGGAAATtcgttatataaaaatacacaTGAGGATAGTGGTGATAtattaaatagaaaaaacgatgatttaaaagaattaagaTTTAACGGAGAAACAATCCAAGAAATATATTctgaagataaaaaaaaaaataatataaaaaacttcttagataaaatgaaaaataaaaaaaatagtgatGATGTTTCTAAAAaggaagataaaaaaaatgaacttTTACAaagaaaagataaaaaagataagttaaaaatgaaatttactGATATTTTATATGCTGGGGCATTAGGACAATTTTTTCACCGCagcaaaaataattttgcaAATTCATTATCACCTCAAATTAAAGGGGAAAATACTTTTGAACCatctaataatttaaataatttagataaGTTTAATTTGGATGATTATAAAATATCTAATATAAAGGAtaaatatgaagaaaatttatCACATAAATCAAaggataaagaaaaaatatattataataaaagagGATTAGAAACAGAACTATATAACAATTTCAATGAAAAAACTaatgatgataaaaatatatgttgtAATTCAATTAAAGAAAAGTTAGATATCATAAaagatgataaaaaatataatgaattaactaataaaaaagagaaaaccAATTTCCTGAGATTTTCAAATgctttaaatgataaaaataaccCAAAAAAGAGtgataaatatgataaaaataaaaatttatatatagatGATCCTTGTAGTTCAAAGCATAGTTATATTAATGACataaacgaaaaaaaaaatgatgttTTCAAAAATTCTAATAGCGtaagaaatattattataaataggaattattacaaaaataaatatgataaaaatttaggtgcgaaaaatgaaaaaatgaatgaaattgaaaataaaagaacTTTATATGCACAATCATCCTATAAAAATGGTTCTGGAAGTGACAATAAGACGAAAAGTTTacaaaatatcaaaaaaagggaagaaaaaaagaaacaaaaatttagaagtaaagaaaagaaaatagaggataaaaaacaaaaggaattagaaataaaaatagatgaaACGTTAAGTAGAAAGATGATTGagaataatgaattaaagaATCATGATGAAATTGATGAAGAATATATAGTAACAcccttttatataaaaagtaaaatagaTAAGGTTTTAAAGAATAGTGAAATTTTTGAGAGATCTGCTAGAGCAACATTTCAACAAtttgatattaaaaataaaaattttctacaTTTTAGTGAGATTGAATCATTGatacaaaaattatgttATAATTTGGAGCTTCCTCCTGTTGATA aaaatatattatctaTAGTATACAAAGACTATGATAGTAGTAAGAACAATAGTATGAATTATACAGATTTTCGCCAAATGTATTGGGATTTGTTAaagcaaataaaaaaaaaatattatcctactaagaattttaaaataaaaagaaattgtaTTATAAGTAGAAAGAAATTAGGTGGATATGATTATTCTTCTATTTATAACTATTTAAGCTTCAAAAAAATACTTGGATGTGGTGCTTTTGGTGAAGTACATTTAGTTGAAGATAATATATGCAAACTATATAAAGTTGttaagatattaaaaaaaaagagcatgaaaaatgtaaaaataaatgaagaaattaatgtgttaatatatttagaTCATcctaatattataaaaatttttgatGTGTATGAAAATGTTGATTGCACATATATTGTTATGGAGTTATGTGAAGGTGGTGaattaatgaataaaattaagaactccgaaaaatttaatgaaaaatacataaaaaatataatgtttCAGATTTTATGTGCTATAGCATATATGCACAGTCATAATATAGCTCATAAAGACTTAAAACcggaaaatattttatttaaagcaAAGGATGATGAcactttaaaaattattgattTTGGTTTAGCAGAATTGATTAATAAGTCTGAAGGAGTTAGTAAAACAGCTGCAGGAACTGTTTTATATATGGCACCAgaagtatttaaaaaaaattttacaataaAATGCGATATATGGTCAGCAGGTgtaattatgttttttttattcacaAAAAACTTACCATTTTGTGGAAATACTTATGAAGAAGTAAAACAAAGTATATTTAAAGATGAACCAGATTATAAAAGTTTAAAACCCCAATTATCTCAATCAGCTTTACATATATTAAAGCTTATGTTAGAAAAAGATTATAATAAAAGGCCTATGGCAGCAGtg CTTTTGCACCATCCGTGGTTTCAGGGTTATCTTGATCCAATTGAAATTTCTCCTAGCACgctgaataatataaagtcATATATGAAACATTCAAATATAAGAAacattataattaatataatggCACACGAATTAAGTATAATAAATAAGCATATCAAATATATCaatgaaatattttgtaaaatagATACAAATCATAATGGATCACTTAGTCATAGAGAAATTTATACTGTTCTGTCAAGTGCAGGTATAAAAAAATGGGACATTAATAGAATTGTTCAAGCTTTAGATATTAATGATAGAGGGAATATAACTTACACAg aatttatTGCTGGATGCTATAGATGGAAAAATATAGAACCAACGTTTTTAAAGGCAGCTTTTAATAAGATAGATAAG GATGAGGATGGTTACATCAGTAAAAGTGACATTGTTACATTGGTTCGAGATAAGGATATAGACAGTAATGatattgataattttttatcatctGTGTATAGCATAAAAAAGGATATACCTAAGGacaagaaaataaataag GTAAGTTTTGAAGATTTTAAGGAATATATGTTAAGTACATTTTAG